AATCCATAATCATTTTTTAATCTTATTTCTTCCAGATAAGAATCAAAATATACTGACTCTATTTTACTTATCTTAGGCAATCTTTTCTCATATCCTATTAAATCAAAGTCAACAATTGCGAAAAACAATCCTGCAATTATAATAAAAGGAAGCAATCCCCACAGTTTATTAAACACCCATATAGATTTTTCTATTATCATTTCTGCTATTATATACCCAAATACAGCTCCTATAAAAAATCCAAAATACAGCCAAAAAGAACTTTCTCTCCCTATAGCTGAAAAATATAATCCTCCTATAATCATTGTACAAAATGCTACACCATATTTAAATAGAGGCTTTAATATATCAAATGTTATACTATCTCCAGCAGTCTCCAAATTTCTTTTATTGTATAAGTATTTTGAAACGAAAAATAATATAAACAATAATATTATATACCATATTATAATCATAATATTTTTTTCTTTATATAATTGATTAGTTACAGGTATTGCTTTAAAAGCAAAATCTTTAATAAATGTATCAGCCTCTGGAACAAATCCAAATAATATATTATCTAATGCCATTAATACCAAACCTGTCAAACCTAAAGGTAAAAATAAAAATATCAAAGACAGTACAGACTGAATGAATGAAACACCGCTTATCATACCTGCAAATACTGTCATGAAAAGCACAGTATAATTTATAAGAAGTGTAATAAAAAACCATTTATATACATCACTCATAACTATCTTTTCACCAGTATATAATCCTTTATAAACTAAAAACATAATTATAAAGTTTATAAAAACCGGAATAGAAATTATTATTAAATTAGATAATATATGACTGTTAAATAATATATTTCTTGTAAAAGGAAATGAATGTATCATTCCCGCTGAACTTTTCACCTGAATATATCTAAAAATAAGTGTCGCCAATAATATTGGAAATATCACAGAAAATGTAATCTGAAATCCGTGGCTGTATATATTAAAATATCTTTCAATATTAAAATTTATCATATCTGACTCATTAGAACTAATCAAAAACATTATTGGACCGGTAAATATTAAGGCTAAAAAATATAATGCTCCTATTCCCCAAAATCTTTTTAAATCCTCTCTTATAATTCTCTTATTAAAATATGATATTGCTGATTTCATATCCTGCACCTCCTAACTCATATATAAATATTTCTTCTAGAGAAAGCGGTAGTATATCTAATATAACAGGTTTATATCTATTAAAGCTTGATATTATTCTTTCTTTTTCTCCTTTTACAATTAATAAATATACACTTCCACGCTTTTCTTTATGAAGTATTTCAAGTTCTTTATCTAAATTTATAGGAAAATCTTCTCTATATGCTACTTGTATTTTGTGAACATCTGATTTTAAATCATCTAAATTGCTTTCTATAAGC
The genomic region above belongs to Caminicella sporogenes DSM 14501 and contains:
- a CDS encoding DUF6449 domain-containing protein, with product MKSAISYFNKRIIREDLKRFWGIGALYFLALIFTGPIMFLISSNESDMINFNIERYFNIYSHGFQITFSVIFPILLATLIFRYIQVKSSAGMIHSFPFTRNILFNSHILSNLIIISIPVFINFIIMFLVYKGLYTGEKIVMSDVYKWFFITLLINYTVLFMTVFAGMISGVSFIQSVLSLIFLFLPLGLTGLVLMALDNILFGFVPEADTFIKDFAFKAIPVTNQLYKEKNIMIIIWYIILLFILFFVSKYLYNKRNLETAGDSITFDILKPLFKYGVAFCTMIIGGLYFSAIGRESSFWLYFGFFIGAVFGYIIAEMIIEKSIWVFNKLWGLLPFIIIAGLFFAIVDFDLIGYEKRLPKISKIESVYFDSYLEEIRLKNDYGLLHSESNIKAVRNLHKMIIDNKSEIQNMPVEESRKHISIGYKLKNGKILVREYNIPKKMFNNNPYIREIYESHEYKKRNKIFKVDVDKISDISIYVNIINKNIVISDKDKVRELVEALKKDILNETYDEIISTKEPWAEINIRCISEICGTKRQTLYLNFKKSYKELEKWFKENGYYEKVRVMPDDIKYAVVKDIQELKDVEKNIYKIADNLEMIRGKKVEIRDKNKIEELLRTYNASYRSSYLKNKKYIVVFYLKNGEMIVGSYFDDDVPNFIKSY